One genomic region from Phocoena sinus isolate mPhoSin1 chromosome 3, mPhoSin1.pri, whole genome shotgun sequence encodes:
- the HSH2D gene encoding hematopoietic SH2 domain-containing protein isoform X2 gives MTEARKLPPPLPPRLDWFVQTQVDQLTCGGVPEWFHGAISREDAENLLESQPLGSFLIRVSHSHVGYTLSYKAQNCCRHFMVKLLDDGSFIIPGEERAHASLVALVTFHQQQPLRPHGDLLTQPSQQKDPANADYKDLFLFSNALAEEATSSALGLSKYQNPSSCPMAPLEETVSFGRPGNLTCSPLLLLSLRGPGTSAFTNPVLLHRRKEGKPLAEPDGASTEKATSSCPPKAPLEEVCQKIWRNLKILPQTGKKVQQELKSQLVAASSSLWDTKPLVVAHGSGAGAGDSAWKNNVYTDPQAPRNRDEPSRKASRSASWSETTSRVRDWHQAVVRALSSHVSKPEPRGSKEPQDCLPEEYRSPPPFAPGYC, from the exons ATGACGGAGGCCAGAAAGCTGCCCCCACCACTGCCTCCAAGACTGGACTGGTTCGTGCAGACTCAGGTGGACCAGCTGACCTGTGGAGGGGTCCCTGAGTGGTTCCATGGTGCCATCTCAAGAGA GGATGCCGAGAACTTGCTGGAGTCACAGCCACTGGGATCCTTCCTCATCAGGGTCAGTCACAGCCACGTGGGCTACACGCTCTCTTACAA AGCTCAGAACTGCTGCCGCCACTTCATGGTGAAACTTTTGGACGATGGGAGCTTCATCATCCCTGGGGAAGAGAGAGCCCATGCCTCTCTAGTTGCCTTGGTCACCTTCCATCAGCAGCAGCCGTTGCGGCCACACGGGGATCTGCTGACGCAGCCCAGCCAGCAG AAGGATCCAGCAAATGCGGATTATAAggatctcttccttttctccaacGCATTGGCTGAGGAAGCCACCAGCTCTGCTCTTGGCCTCAGCAAATATCAGAATCCCTCCTCTTGTCCCATGGCCCCACTTGAAGAG ACTGTGAGCTTTGGGAGGCCTGGGAATCTGACTTGTTCACCACTGCTTCTCCTGTCCCTCAGAGGACCTGGCACATCG GCCTTCACAAACCCAGTCCTGCTCCATCGGCGAAAAGAAGGGAAGCCATTGGCAGAGCCGGACGGGGCATCCACGGAGAAAGCTACTTCCTCCTGCCCCCCGAAAGCTCCTCTTGAGGAGGTCTGCCAGAAAATCTGGAGGAATCTCAAGATACTCCCCCAGACGGGCAAGAAGGTCCAGCAGGAGCTGAAATCCCAGCTGGTGGCTGCGAGCTCATCGCTCTGGGACACCAAGCCATTGGTGGTGGCCCATGGCTCTGGAGCTGGAGCAGGGGACTCAGCCTGGAAAAATAACGTCTACACAGACCCCCAAGCTCCAAGAAACAGAGATGAGCCCTCCAGGAAAGCCTCAAGGTCAGCCAGCTGGAGCGAGACAACCTCGAGGGTCAGGGACTGGCACCAGGCAGTGGTGAGGGCCCTGTCCTCACACGTGTCCAAACCGGAGCCGAGGGGCTCAAAAGAACCACAGGACTGTCTCCCCGAGGAGTACCGCTCACCGCCACCCTTCGCCCCTGGGTACTGCTAG
- the HSH2D gene encoding hematopoietic SH2 domain-containing protein isoform X5: MVKLLDDGSFIIPGEERAHASLVALVTFHQQQPLRPHGDLLTQPSQQKDPANADYKDLFLFSNALAEEATSSALGLSKYQNPSSCPMAPLEETVSFGRPGNLTCSPLLLLSLRGPGTSVGLQAFTNPVLLHRRKEGKPLAEPDGASTEKATSSCPPKAPLEEVCQKIWRNLKILPQTGKKVQQELKSQLVAASSSLWDTKPLVVAHGSGAGAGDSAWKNNVYTDPQAPRNRDEPSRKASRSASWSETTSRVRDWHQAVVRALSSHVSKPEPRGSKEPQDCLPEEYRSPPPFAPGYC, encoded by the exons ATGGTGAAACTTTTGGACGATGGGAGCTTCATCATCCCTGGGGAAGAGAGAGCCCATGCCTCTCTAGTTGCCTTGGTCACCTTCCATCAGCAGCAGCCGTTGCGGCCACACGGGGATCTGCTGACGCAGCCCAGCCAGCAG AAGGATCCAGCAAATGCGGATTATAAggatctcttccttttctccaacGCATTGGCTGAGGAAGCCACCAGCTCTGCTCTTGGCCTCAGCAAATATCAGAATCCCTCCTCTTGTCCCATGGCCCCACTTGAAGAG ACTGTGAGCTTTGGGAGGCCTGGGAATCTGACTTGTTCACCACTGCTTCTCCTGTCCCTCAGAGGACCTGGCACATCGGTGGGTTTGCAG GCCTTCACAAACCCAGTCCTGCTCCATCGGCGAAAAGAAGGGAAGCCATTGGCAGAGCCGGACGGGGCATCCACGGAGAAAGCTACTTCCTCCTGCCCCCCGAAAGCTCCTCTTGAGGAGGTCTGCCAGAAAATCTGGAGGAATCTCAAGATACTCCCCCAGACGGGCAAGAAGGTCCAGCAGGAGCTGAAATCCCAGCTGGTGGCTGCGAGCTCATCGCTCTGGGACACCAAGCCATTGGTGGTGGCCCATGGCTCTGGAGCTGGAGCAGGGGACTCAGCCTGGAAAAATAACGTCTACACAGACCCCCAAGCTCCAAGAAACAGAGATGAGCCCTCCAGGAAAGCCTCAAGGTCAGCCAGCTGGAGCGAGACAACCTCGAGGGTCAGGGACTGGCACCAGGCAGTGGTGAGGGCCCTGTCCTCACACGTGTCCAAACCGGAGCCGAGGGGCTCAAAAGAACCACAGGACTGTCTCCCCGAGGAGTACCGCTCACCGCCACCCTTCGCCCCTGGGTACTGCTAG
- the CIB3 gene encoding calcium and integrin-binding family member 3 isoform X1, translating to MGNKQTVFTHEQLEAYQDCTFFTRKEIMRLFYRYQDLAPQLVPLDYTSYPDVKVPYELIGSMPELKDNPFRQRIAQVFSEDGDGHMTLDNFLDMFSVMSEMAPRDLKAYYAFKIYDFNNDDYICVWDLEQTVTKLTRGELSAEEVSLVCEKVLDEADGDHDGRLSLEDFQNMILRAPDFLSTFHIRI from the exons ATGGGCAACAAGCAAACAGTATTTACTCATGAGCAGCTGGAAGCATATCAG GACTGCACCTTCTTCACGAGGAAGGAAATCATGAG GCTCTTCTATCGCTACCAGGACCTTGCCCCCCAGCTTGTCCCTCTCGACTATACCAGCTACCCTGATGTGAAGGTTCCTTACGAGCTCATTGGCAGCATGCCTGAACTGAAG GACAACCCTTTCCGTCAGAGGATTGCCCAGGTCTTCTCCGAGGATGGGGATGGCCACATGACCTTGGACAACTTCTTGGACATGTTTTCTGTGATGAGTGAAATGGCTCCCCGCGACCTCAAAGCCTACTAcgcttttaaaatttatg ACTTTAACAATGATGACTACATCTGTGTGTGGGACCTGGAGCAGACGGTGACCAAGCTAACGCGGGGAGAGCTGAGCGCTGAGGAGGTGAGCCTGGTGTGTGAGAAGGTGCTGGATGAGGCCGACGGGGACCACGATGGGCGACTGTCCCTGGAAGACTTCCAGAACATGATCCTGCGGGCGCCGGACTTCCTCAG CACCTTCCACATCCGCATCTGA
- the HSH2D gene encoding hematopoietic SH2 domain-containing protein isoform X1, whose protein sequence is MTEARKLPPPLPPRLDWFVQTQVDQLTCGGVPEWFHGAISREDAENLLESQPLGSFLIRVSHSHVGYTLSYKAQNCCRHFMVKLLDDGSFIIPGEERAHASLVALVTFHQQQPLRPHGDLLTQPSQQKDPANADYKDLFLFSNALAEEATSSALGLSKYQNPSSCPMAPLEETVSFGRPGNLTCSPLLLLSLRGPGTSVGLQAFTNPVLLHRRKEGKPLAEPDGASTEKATSSCPPKAPLEEVCQKIWRNLKILPQTGKKVQQELKSQLVAASSSLWDTKPLVVAHGSGAGAGDSAWKNNVYTDPQAPRNRDEPSRKASRSASWSETTSRVRDWHQAVVRALSSHVSKPEPRGSKEPQDCLPEEYRSPPPFAPGYC, encoded by the exons ATGACGGAGGCCAGAAAGCTGCCCCCACCACTGCCTCCAAGACTGGACTGGTTCGTGCAGACTCAGGTGGACCAGCTGACCTGTGGAGGGGTCCCTGAGTGGTTCCATGGTGCCATCTCAAGAGA GGATGCCGAGAACTTGCTGGAGTCACAGCCACTGGGATCCTTCCTCATCAGGGTCAGTCACAGCCACGTGGGCTACACGCTCTCTTACAA AGCTCAGAACTGCTGCCGCCACTTCATGGTGAAACTTTTGGACGATGGGAGCTTCATCATCCCTGGGGAAGAGAGAGCCCATGCCTCTCTAGTTGCCTTGGTCACCTTCCATCAGCAGCAGCCGTTGCGGCCACACGGGGATCTGCTGACGCAGCCCAGCCAGCAG AAGGATCCAGCAAATGCGGATTATAAggatctcttccttttctccaacGCATTGGCTGAGGAAGCCACCAGCTCTGCTCTTGGCCTCAGCAAATATCAGAATCCCTCCTCTTGTCCCATGGCCCCACTTGAAGAG ACTGTGAGCTTTGGGAGGCCTGGGAATCTGACTTGTTCACCACTGCTTCTCCTGTCCCTCAGAGGACCTGGCACATCGGTGGGTTTGCAG GCCTTCACAAACCCAGTCCTGCTCCATCGGCGAAAAGAAGGGAAGCCATTGGCAGAGCCGGACGGGGCATCCACGGAGAAAGCTACTTCCTCCTGCCCCCCGAAAGCTCCTCTTGAGGAGGTCTGCCAGAAAATCTGGAGGAATCTCAAGATACTCCCCCAGACGGGCAAGAAGGTCCAGCAGGAGCTGAAATCCCAGCTGGTGGCTGCGAGCTCATCGCTCTGGGACACCAAGCCATTGGTGGTGGCCCATGGCTCTGGAGCTGGAGCAGGGGACTCAGCCTGGAAAAATAACGTCTACACAGACCCCCAAGCTCCAAGAAACAGAGATGAGCCCTCCAGGAAAGCCTCAAGGTCAGCCAGCTGGAGCGAGACAACCTCGAGGGTCAGGGACTGGCACCAGGCAGTGGTGAGGGCCCTGTCCTCACACGTGTCCAAACCGGAGCCGAGGGGCTCAAAAGAACCACAGGACTGTCTCCCCGAGGAGTACCGCTCACCGCCACCCTTCGCCCCTGGGTACTGCTAG
- the CIB3 gene encoding calcium and integrin-binding family member 3 isoform X2: MGNKQTVFTHEQLEAYQDNPFRQRIAQVFSEDGDGHMTLDNFLDMFSVMSEMAPRDLKAYYAFKIYDFNNDDYICVWDLEQTVTKLTRGELSAEEVSLVCEKVLDEADGDHDGRLSLEDFQNMILRAPDFLSTFHIRI; encoded by the exons ATGGGCAACAAGCAAACAGTATTTACTCATGAGCAGCTGGAAGCATATCAG GACAACCCTTTCCGTCAGAGGATTGCCCAGGTCTTCTCCGAGGATGGGGATGGCCACATGACCTTGGACAACTTCTTGGACATGTTTTCTGTGATGAGTGAAATGGCTCCCCGCGACCTCAAAGCCTACTAcgcttttaaaatttatg ACTTTAACAATGATGACTACATCTGTGTGTGGGACCTGGAGCAGACGGTGACCAAGCTAACGCGGGGAGAGCTGAGCGCTGAGGAGGTGAGCCTGGTGTGTGAGAAGGTGCTGGATGAGGCCGACGGGGACCACGATGGGCGACTGTCCCTGGAAGACTTCCAGAACATGATCCTGCGGGCGCCGGACTTCCTCAG CACCTTCCACATCCGCATCTGA
- the HSH2D gene encoding hematopoietic SH2 domain-containing protein isoform X4, producing the protein MVPSQERMPRTCWSHSHWDPSSSGAQNCCRHFMVKLLDDGSFIIPGEERAHASLVALVTFHQQQPLRPHGDLLTQPSQQKDPANADYKDLFLFSNALAEEATSSALGLSKYQNPSSCPMAPLEETVSFGRPGNLTCSPLLLLSLRGPGTSVGLQAFTNPVLLHRRKEGKPLAEPDGASTEKATSSCPPKAPLEEVCQKIWRNLKILPQTGKKVQQELKSQLVAASSSLWDTKPLVVAHGSGAGAGDSAWKNNVYTDPQAPRNRDEPSRKASRSASWSETTSRVRDWHQAVVRALSSHVSKPEPRGSKEPQDCLPEEYRSPPPFAPGYC; encoded by the exons ATGGTGCCATCTCAAGAGA GGATGCCGAGAACTTGCTGGAGTCACAGCCACTGGGATCCTTCCTCATCAGG AGCTCAGAACTGCTGCCGCCACTTCATGGTGAAACTTTTGGACGATGGGAGCTTCATCATCCCTGGGGAAGAGAGAGCCCATGCCTCTCTAGTTGCCTTGGTCACCTTCCATCAGCAGCAGCCGTTGCGGCCACACGGGGATCTGCTGACGCAGCCCAGCCAGCAG AAGGATCCAGCAAATGCGGATTATAAggatctcttccttttctccaacGCATTGGCTGAGGAAGCCACCAGCTCTGCTCTTGGCCTCAGCAAATATCAGAATCCCTCCTCTTGTCCCATGGCCCCACTTGAAGAG ACTGTGAGCTTTGGGAGGCCTGGGAATCTGACTTGTTCACCACTGCTTCTCCTGTCCCTCAGAGGACCTGGCACATCGGTGGGTTTGCAG GCCTTCACAAACCCAGTCCTGCTCCATCGGCGAAAAGAAGGGAAGCCATTGGCAGAGCCGGACGGGGCATCCACGGAGAAAGCTACTTCCTCCTGCCCCCCGAAAGCTCCTCTTGAGGAGGTCTGCCAGAAAATCTGGAGGAATCTCAAGATACTCCCCCAGACGGGCAAGAAGGTCCAGCAGGAGCTGAAATCCCAGCTGGTGGCTGCGAGCTCATCGCTCTGGGACACCAAGCCATTGGTGGTGGCCCATGGCTCTGGAGCTGGAGCAGGGGACTCAGCCTGGAAAAATAACGTCTACACAGACCCCCAAGCTCCAAGAAACAGAGATGAGCCCTCCAGGAAAGCCTCAAGGTCAGCCAGCTGGAGCGAGACAACCTCGAGGGTCAGGGACTGGCACCAGGCAGTGGTGAGGGCCCTGTCCTCACACGTGTCCAAACCGGAGCCGAGGGGCTCAAAAGAACCACAGGACTGTCTCCCCGAGGAGTACCGCTCACCGCCACCCTTCGCCCCTGGGTACTGCTAG
- the HSH2D gene encoding hematopoietic SH2 domain-containing protein isoform X3 — protein sequence MTEARKLPPPLPPRLDWFVQTQVDQLTCGGVPEWFHGAISREDAENLLESQPLGSFLIRVSHSHVGYTLSYKAQNCCRHFMVKLLDDGSFIIPGEERAHASLVALVTFHQQQPLRPHGDLLTQPSQQKDPANADYKDLFLFSNALAEEATSSALGLSKYQNPSSCPMAPLEEAFTNPVLLHRRKEGKPLAEPDGASTEKATSSCPPKAPLEEVCQKIWRNLKILPQTGKKVQQELKSQLVAASSSLWDTKPLVVAHGSGAGAGDSAWKNNVYTDPQAPRNRDEPSRKASRSASWSETTSRVRDWHQAVVRALSSHVSKPEPRGSKEPQDCLPEEYRSPPPFAPGYC from the exons ATGACGGAGGCCAGAAAGCTGCCCCCACCACTGCCTCCAAGACTGGACTGGTTCGTGCAGACTCAGGTGGACCAGCTGACCTGTGGAGGGGTCCCTGAGTGGTTCCATGGTGCCATCTCAAGAGA GGATGCCGAGAACTTGCTGGAGTCACAGCCACTGGGATCCTTCCTCATCAGGGTCAGTCACAGCCACGTGGGCTACACGCTCTCTTACAA AGCTCAGAACTGCTGCCGCCACTTCATGGTGAAACTTTTGGACGATGGGAGCTTCATCATCCCTGGGGAAGAGAGAGCCCATGCCTCTCTAGTTGCCTTGGTCACCTTCCATCAGCAGCAGCCGTTGCGGCCACACGGGGATCTGCTGACGCAGCCCAGCCAGCAG AAGGATCCAGCAAATGCGGATTATAAggatctcttccttttctccaacGCATTGGCTGAGGAAGCCACCAGCTCTGCTCTTGGCCTCAGCAAATATCAGAATCCCTCCTCTTGTCCCATGGCCCCACTTGAAGAG GCCTTCACAAACCCAGTCCTGCTCCATCGGCGAAAAGAAGGGAAGCCATTGGCAGAGCCGGACGGGGCATCCACGGAGAAAGCTACTTCCTCCTGCCCCCCGAAAGCTCCTCTTGAGGAGGTCTGCCAGAAAATCTGGAGGAATCTCAAGATACTCCCCCAGACGGGCAAGAAGGTCCAGCAGGAGCTGAAATCCCAGCTGGTGGCTGCGAGCTCATCGCTCTGGGACACCAAGCCATTGGTGGTGGCCCATGGCTCTGGAGCTGGAGCAGGGGACTCAGCCTGGAAAAATAACGTCTACACAGACCCCCAAGCTCCAAGAAACAGAGATGAGCCCTCCAGGAAAGCCTCAAGGTCAGCCAGCTGGAGCGAGACAACCTCGAGGGTCAGGGACTGGCACCAGGCAGTGGTGAGGGCCCTGTCCTCACACGTGTCCAAACCGGAGCCGAGGGGCTCAAAAGAACCACAGGACTGTCTCCCCGAGGAGTACCGCTCACCGCCACCCTTCGCCCCTGGGTACTGCTAG